In Pseudomonas sp. ADAK18, a single window of DNA contains:
- a CDS encoding 1-aminocyclopropane-1-carboxylate deaminase/D-cysteine desulfhydrase, giving the protein MGPFDWLPYAPLEPLNLNWLAQAQVEVAVLRLDRIDPLITGNKWFKLTEHLAQAREAGATGIISLGGAYSNHLHALAAAGKRFGFPTVGLLRGHPQQNPTILDLEAFGMQLHWLGYGGYRTRNEPGFWEPWQAQYPHLHPVPEGGGGLAGALGCRPLVDQVRAQLGGLGWQDYDGWWLAVGTGTTLAGLVLAEAGAHPVYGALAVPADHGVAQSVRAIVQEGYELIDASRGGFAKVDPLLLAFIDATEQACGLPLEPLYTGKALLALKGQVEAGHFAPGTRLIFIHTGGLQGRRGFARD; this is encoded by the coding sequence ATGGGTCCCTTCGACTGGCTTCCTTACGCGCCCCTTGAACCGCTGAACCTGAACTGGCTGGCCCAGGCTCAAGTTGAAGTCGCGGTGCTGCGTCTGGATCGTATCGACCCACTGATCACTGGCAACAAGTGGTTCAAACTGACTGAACACCTGGCGCAAGCCCGGGAAGCCGGCGCCACCGGCATCATCAGTCTGGGTGGGGCTTACTCCAATCATTTGCATGCCTTGGCGGCAGCGGGGAAGCGCTTCGGTTTCCCCACCGTCGGCCTGCTGCGTGGTCATCCGCAACAAAACCCCACGATCCTTGACCTTGAAGCCTTCGGCATGCAGCTGCATTGGCTGGGTTATGGCGGCTATCGCACGCGCAATGAGCCCGGTTTCTGGGAACCATGGCAAGCACAGTATCCGCACCTTCACCCGGTGCCCGAAGGCGGTGGTGGCTTGGCGGGCGCGTTGGGATGCCGGCCGCTGGTTGATCAGGTGCGGGCGCAGTTAGGCGGCTTGGGTTGGCAGGACTATGACGGTTGGTGGTTGGCGGTGGGAACAGGTACCACGCTGGCTGGACTGGTTTTGGCCGAGGCGGGGGCGCATCCGGTCTATGGCGCGCTGGCCGTGCCGGCTGATCATGGTGTCGCGCAGTCGGTACGCGCGATTGTGCAAGAAGGGTACGAACTGATCGATGCCAGCCGAGGCGGATTTGCCAAGGTCGATCCACTGCTACTGGCGTTTATCGACGCCACAGAGCAGGCCTGCGGCTTGCCCCTGGAGCCGCTTTATACCGGCAAGGCGTTGCTGGCCTTGAAGGGGCAGGTCGAGGCAGGACATTTCGCGCCTGGCACTCGCCTGATCTTCATCCACACCGGCGGCTTGCAGGGCCGCCGGGGTTTTGCCCGGGACTAG